The genomic segment ATCAATCCAGATAGGGTTGGTATTTGATGAAGCTGTTGATTTGTTTGCCTTAGCTTCTTGAATTTGTTCATTGCTAGACTCGCTGTTACCTTCACTCTTATTTTTCTCACTCATTCTTCTCTCTCCTTTATAGAGTTGTAGCTTAATTAATGTATTGAGCCATTACTTAAAAACGTATAACTAATCAAAGATCGTCAAATATATGAACGCTGGCAGTATTCTTTATATTTTATGTAGGTTTCTTATTTCTGTTCTAGTGTCCTCTTATGCTATAATAGGTTGTTGAAAGAAGGAGGGTAATGAATGAGTCCAGGATTAATAAAAATGTTTTTAGCCCTAGTTGCTATTGCTTTAATGTTTCTAGCAAATATATTTATTATGGTGGCAAGAAACCGGCTCAAAGGAATATGGAAGGTTCTAATGACCGTTTTAGCTGTTGCCTCGTTAATTATTTCATTAGTTCTTGTCATCATAGTGGTGCTCTCCTTCTAACCTAGAAGTAGATGTTGCTTAGAAATGGAGGTTTTTTTGAAGCCATGAAAAAATACATAGCTTGTATGATGTCTATTGTTTTTCTTTTAGTGCTAAGTGGCTGCCTCTACCCTAATGAAAGGCGAGCTGAGAATCAAATTCCTTATCCAGCTATGGTTGAGTCCGTCCAGAGTGCTGTGGATCAGTTTCAG from the Bacillus horti genome contains:
- a CDS encoding DUF2768 family protein, which encodes MSPGLIKMFLALVAIALMFLANIFIMVARNRLKGIWKVLMTVLAVASLIISLVLVIIVVLSF